In a single window of the Stigmatopora nigra isolate UIUO_SnigA chromosome 7, RoL_Snig_1.1, whole genome shotgun sequence genome:
- the LOC144199957 gene encoding uncharacterized protein LOC144199957 has protein sequence MLFTLGLLLLLTPFASLQTTTNQKKNATGNTLTKTNGALTVPKTNPTSIKLTSRPTLNLNTNQTVLPTPLPNQKPPVINATASTRTRKDKPIVSVTKTSLGKSTTAGDIKVTKDNSGPTGTLNNQPTSTRSASVNSTKTTKDKLQVFVNQTASEKFPSATNGKIAKVKPGPTGVQNIQSISTKLAGGTNKINSEPSANQTVVEKSPSAAEVKNHKEKPTHTVKITLSTPTKASTTNGSVAVKEKTMGSDHQTGAVKDLKNSKVKSNSTVHTPTHSKVSAANTSAIAKPQPTAFADPSIVAKSPSNGDVKNTKDKPQLKDQNAHEISVVKDSALAAANQPSVNKAPSNTKLKTASAQPLNVGITKDCESSNTKVHEVSLKPGTPLVMTHKINLMPGACAGNCESEIGDLKGRLAKLEREMSLLKDKCPCSANCPNDCNGNGECQKGKCFCQDGFMGPDCRNCAHGAACQKKETKGIIKANINTKVQSVNKDLTTIKENTQNTTKIGEQLQMEKKDQKKQYDAKERDIKSKLATTAKLPLAKVQINPDASVKKLTIESSTKTTVGQLFLKHQGRKHEEARKGQAVVLASKTMASKLAKEGTPGRPYSKSDHLKDEPQVNVTQADVTTSNGTTKLVRILSRNVATNKTLAQKHTKDQSTVIEKHSSEPSESGQIRKVKADGKTGKQISTTNLPSVENVNRETTKHGKGKNLITDGKAFHNSASVVHDRKLNVSKTVKDKDAATLPSVNIGNTDASKTARGRDTVKVHSVDAKTEQGRHTTTVQTDNNRKKDGSSSGKVKTTQTFHQKTGQDRHTSTVHTVDRKIQQGKQITTTNYPIDRNTDQRKTGKGKDTVGEHSVNGKTGQGSVIVQSSNRKNAQGRHTEIVHSFNGKNGQGTHTTILDSDVERKTDTSKIATESDTIAVHSVDGKTGQFIDSTTRHNEGGKTEQGRSTLHSGDGKILQGKHATTVHSVDTDSLKTGQGKQITTVHSADGKIGKGHITTVDSIDNTMKSQDTGNGSLTVTSDKSRVSQTQTSTQGSSLKIVTRIGGLGSVKIVNISSHSFILSWSAPQGMFKNFTVIRREPQTDADEEYQELEEEFLEENDAHFSKNTMEVQVLKESTSSSSSKVVASRRKSETKRIMLVVPGNVRSVEFSNLRTNTRYVLYIYGIAVHKRSKIHKVVANTGPEPAIDMVFSNITETSLVVSWTKPKSTITGYMVTYTHIITGETHSMNLDTQQTHVVLSKLSAGSSYIVTVTTKQGKVQSDSLVSIITTVPAPPAHLKAINVTDTRAVLQWTPSLGKVDRFIISYESSKMPNVTVTVMVSGNSLEHQLRGLQRGTVYTVKVLSQKDSLQSLAITTSFTTANVVKASEVGARSAMIVWKSSTVVYHSYRLIYQVVGEVAMELILEPTITEYKLTGLLPMSRYNVLVEGERDGHFTSIVTTEFITGKLRFPYPTECSQELLNGALQSGEVNIYPQGKEGPVLRVYCDMETDGGGWTVFQRRVNGKTDFYRTWNEYTAGFGNLSEEFWLGNEILHNLTSIGPVSLRVDLRSGNETAYAHYANFSIDSEENDFALTVSGYIGTAGDSMRYHNGRPFSTRDKDPDSLGIHCSRAYMGGWWYKNCYKTNLNGLYGINTNNQGIIWIDWKGKDSSIPLTEMKFRPSKFSPATHG, from the exons ATGTTGTTTACACTAGGACTTCTCCTCCTTCTGACCCCATTCGCCTCACTTCAAACCACCACCAATCAGAAGAAAAATGCCACAGGAAATACGTTGACTAAAACCAACGGGGCTTTAACTGTACCAAAAACCAACCCTACTTCCATCAAACTGACCAGTCGGCCCACTCTAAATCTAAACACCAATCAAACCGTTTTACCTACTCCTCTCCCCAACCAAAAACCCCCAGTGATAAACGCGACAGCGAGCACCAGAACCAGAAAAGACAAGCCCATAGTGTCAGTTACTAAAACAAGCTTAGGTAAATCCACAACAGCTGGTGATATAAAGGTTACAAAGGACAATTCTGGACCTACTGGAACCCTGAATAATCAGCCAACATCCACAAGGTCAGCATCAGTCAACAGCACTAAAACTACTAAAGATAAACTTCAAGTTTTTGTAAATCAGACTGCATCAGAGAAATTTCCTTCGGCCACGAATGGAAAGATTGCCAAAGTTAAGCCTGGCCCAACTGGAGTTCAAAATATTCAGTCGATATCCACAAAGTTAGCCGGTGGAACCAACAAAATCAACTCTGAACCCTCTGCTAATCAGACTGTTGTAGAGAAATCTCCCTCCGCTGCAGAAGTAAAAAACCATAAAGAAAAGCCAACACACACAGTCAAGATTACTCTTTCAACTCCAACTAAGGCATCAACCACCAATGGTTCTGTAGCTGTCAAAGAGAAGACCATGGGCTCCGATCATCAGACTGGAGCAGTTAAAGATTTGAAGAACTCCAAAGTTAAGTCAAATTCAACAGTTCATACTCCTACACATTCTAAGGTTTCTGCAGCAAATACATCAGCAATTGCAAAACCCCAGCCCACGGCCTTTGCTGATCCTTCTATTGTGGCCAAATCTCCCTCTAACGGCGATGTGAAGAACACAAAAGACAAACCTCAGCTCAAAGACCAAAATGCACATGAGATTTCTGTTGTCAAGGATAGCGCATTAGCTGCAGCAAATCAGCCATCTGTAAATAAGGCTCCCAGTAATACCAAATTAAAGACTGCCAGTGCACAGCCACTCAATGTGGGCATAACCAAGGACTGTGAATCAAGCAACACTAAAGTGCATGAAGTGAGCCTGAAACCTGGTACTCCACTGGTAATGACACACAAGATTAATTTGATGCCCGGTGCCTGTGCTGGAAACTGTGAGAGCGAGATAGGTGACCTTAAAGGACGCTTAGCCAAGCTCGAGAGAGAAATGTCTCTGCTGAAGGACAAAT GTCCATGTTCTGcaaattgtccaaatgattGTAACGGCAATGGAGAATGTCAAAAAGGAAAATGCTTCTGCCAGGATGGTTTCATGGGCCCAGATTGCAGAAACTGTGCTCACGGAGCAGCATGCCAAAAAA AAGAAACCAAAGGGATAATAAAAGCAAATATCAACACAAAAGTCCAAAGTGTGAACAAAGATTTAACCACTATCAAGGAAAACACACAGAACACAACAAAAATCGGAGAACAGTTGCAAATGGAGAAAAAGGATCAGAAAAAGCAGTATGATGCCAAGGAGAGAGACATTAAATCGAAGTTAGCCACTACTGCTAAATTACCTCTTGCAAAGGTACAAATTAACCCAGATGCTTCTGTTAAGAAATTGACAATAGAAAGTTCCACAAAGACAACCGTTGGCCAACTTTTCCTGAAGCATCAAGGCAGAAAGCACGAGGAAGCCAGAAAAGGTCAGGCTGTGGTGTTGGCTTCAAAAACCATGGCGTCTAAACTTGCCAAGGAAGGAACTCCAGGGAGACCATATTCAAAATCTGACCATCTCAAAGATGAACCTCAAGTTAATGTAACCCAGGCTGATGTCACAACTTCAAATGGAACAACAAAACTTGTAAGAATTCTTAGCAGGAATGTtgcaacaaacaaaacattagcCCAAAAGCACACCAAGGACCAATCCACAGTCATTGAAAAGCATTCATCTGAACCATCAGAATCAGGACAAATTAGAAAGGTTAAGGCTGATGGAAAAACTGGAAAACAGATAAGTACCACAAACCTGCCTTCTGTTGAAAATGTAAATAGAGAAACTACCAAacatggaaaagggaaaaatttGATAACAGATGGTAAAGCTTTCCACAATTCTGCATCAGTGGTTCATGACAGAAAACTCAATGTAAGCAAGACTGTCAAGGACAAGGATGCAGCAACATTGCCCTCTGTCAATATTGGAAACACAGATGCCAGCAAGACCGCGAGAGGAAGGGATACTGTAAAAGTTCATTCTGTTGATGCCAAGACTGAACAAGGCAGACATACTACCACTGTACAGACTGACAATAACAGAAAGAAAGATGGAAGTAGTTCGGGTAAAGTCAAAACGACTCAAACCTTTCACCAAAAGACTGGACAAGACAGGCATACTTCAACCGTGCACACGGTTGATCGTAAGATTCAACAAGGCAAACAGATTACAACAACAAATTACCCCATTGACAGAAACACAGATCAGAGGAAAACTGGAAAAGGGAAAGATACCGTAGGAGAGCATTCTGTTAATGGCAAGACTGGACAAGGCAGTGTTATTGTGCAGTCTTCTAATAGGAAGAATGCACAGGGAAGACATACTGAAATTGTGCATTCATTTAATGGCAAGAATGGACAGGGTACGCATACTACAATTTTGGACTCTgatgtggaaagaaaaacagataCCAGCAAGATTGCAACAGAAAGTGATACCATAGCAGTGCATTCTGTAGATGGCAAAACTGGGCAATTCATAGATTCCACAACGAGGCACAATGAAGGTGGCAAAACTGAACAAGGGAGAAGTACTCTGCACTCTGGTGATGGCAAGATTTTACAAGGCAAACATGCTACAACTGTCCATTCTGTTGACACTGATTCTCTCAAAACTGGACAAGGGAAGCAAATCACAACAGTGCACTCTGCTGATGGCAAAATTGGAAAAGGACACATTACAACTGTGGATTCCATCGATAACACGATGAAGAGCCAGGACACAGGGAACGGCTCTCTTACAGTCACTTCAGACAAATCTCGTGTTTCCCAAACCCAAACAAGTACCCAAGGCAGTTCTTTGAAAATTGTCACGAGGATAGGAGGATTAGGGTCTGTCAAGATTGTGAACATCTCATCCCACAGCTTTATCCTCTCATGGTCAGCACCACAAGGAATGTTCAAGAACTTCACAGTAATTAGAAGAGAGCCCCAAACAGATGCCGATGAAGAATATCAGGAGCTTGAAGAAgagtttttggaagaaaacgATGCACATTTCTCAAAGAATACAATGGAGGTTCAGGTTCTGAAGGAGAGCACCTCCTCCTCATCAAGTAAAGTTGTTGCCTCAAGAAGAAAATCGGAAACCAAGAGGATCATGCTGGTTGTGCCTGGCAACGTACGATCAGTCGAATTCAGTAATCTCCGTACTAACACGCGCTATGTCCTGTACATATATGGTATAGCAGTGCACAAACGATCAAAGATTCACAAAGTTGTTGCAAATACAG GTCCTGAGCCAGCCATTGATATGGTTTTCAGCAACATAACTGAGACCTCACTGGTGGTCTCTTGGACCAAACCAAAGTCAACAATCACAGGCTACATGGTCACCTACACTCACATTATCACGG GTGAGACCCATTCAATGAACCTGGACACCCAGCAGACTCATGTTGTTCTTTCAAAATTGTCTGCTGGATCATCCTACATAGTAACTGTTACTACAAAACAAGGCAAAGTCCAGAGTGATAGCCTTGTGTCCATTATTACCACAG TACCAGCACCGCCAGCCCACCTCAAAGCTATCAATGTAACCGATACCAGAGCTGTGCTGCAATGGACTCCGAGCCTAGGCAAAGTAGACCGTTTCATTATCAGCTATGAGTCTTCCAAGA TGCCTAACGTGACTGTGACAGTGATGGTGTCTGGAAACTCACTGGAGCACCAACTGAGAGGCCTGCAGAGAGGCACTGTGTACACCGTCAAAGTCCTGAGCCAGAAGGACAGTCTTCAAAGTTTAGCCATTACAACATCTTTTACCACTGCCAATG TCGTCAAAGCCAGCGAAGTGGGTGCTCGCTCTGCTATGATTGTTTGGAAAAGTTCTACTGTGGTTTATCACAGCTATAGATTGATCTACCAAGTGGTAGGAGAAGTAGCAATG GAGCTAATCCTGGAGCCCACCATCACTGAGTATAAACTGACAGGGCTACTACCAATGTCACGCTATAATGTTCTAGTAGAAGGTGAGCGAGATGGACATTTCACATCCATTGTGACCACCGAGTTCATCACAG GGAAGCTGCGTTTCCCCTACCCAACTGAGTGTTCTCAGGAGCTGCTCAATGGAGCTCTTCAATCAGGGGAGGTCAACATCTACCCTCAAGGGAAGGAGGGCCCGGTCTTAAGAGTCTACTGCGACATGGAGACTGATGGAGGCGGCTGGACG GTATTCCAAAGAAGAGTGAATGGAAAGACAGATTTCTACCGAACCTGGAATGAATACACAGCTGGCTTTGGAAATCTCAGTGAAGAATTCTGGCTCG gaaatgaaattCTGCATAACTTGACTAGCATTGGTCCCGTGAGTTTGAGAGTAGACCTGCGATCGGGAAATGAAACAGCTTACGCTCACTATGCCAACTTTTCCATTGATTCGGAGGAGAATGATTTTGCTCTTACAGTGTCTGGATACATAGGAACAGCAG GTGACTCAATGAGGTATCACAATGGGCGTCCATTCTCAACCCGGGATAAGGACCCTGACTCTTTGGGGATCCACTGTTCTCGGGCCTACATGGGAGGCTGGTGGTATAAAAACTGCTACAAAACCAACCTCAATGGGCTTTATGGAATTAACACTAATAATCAG GGCATTATATGGATAGATTGGAAAGGTAAAGACTCGTCTATTCCTCTGACTGAGATGAAATTCAGGCCGTCCAAGTTCTCGCCTGCGACCCATGGCTAA
- the cyp21a2 gene encoding steroid 21-hydroxylase, translating into MSSVELVVFSALLLVFATLQSFFKSALRKNSPSPSGKTPPGPPSRFLIGNMMELTRDHLPIHLTHLAQNYGNIYQLKCGNTRIVVLNSSEVIKEALVKKWSDFAGRPISFTGNIVSGGGRSISLGDYNDEWRAHRRLVHGALLRCCHQSLHEVIEKQATHLCQVLKAYQGSAVDLSEDFTVAASNVITTLTFGKEYDKSSSELQELHNCLNEIVALWGSSWISALDSFPFLRKFPNPVFSRLMREVRKRDNIIRKHLNQYKSQENPPKGTIAGSFLEGHNTENEVPLTGIHAHMATVDLLIGGTETTAAWLNWTIAFLLHRPEVQTQVYQELCTVSEGHYPKYSERHKLPILSALVNEVLRLRPVAPLAVPHRTIRDSSIAGYFIPKNTVIIPNIFGAHHNPSVWTEPHSFKPERFLEGGGASPRALIPFGGGARLCLGESVAKMELFLFMAYLLRDFHFLPADACLPDLRGIASVVLKVKAYKVIACLRPDPNK; encoded by the exons ATGTCGTCAGTCGAGTTGGTTGTGTTCAGTGCACTATTGCTGGTGTTTGCCACCCTGCAGAGTTTCTTCAAATCTGCTCTAAGAAAGAATTCGCCATCTCCCAGTGGAAAAACTCCGCCAG GCCCACCAAGCCGTTTCCTCATTGGCAACATGATGGAGCTAACCCGAGACCACCTGCCAATTCACCTAACCCACCTTGCCCAAAACTATGGAAACATCTACCAGCTAAAATGTGGAAACACTC GAATTGTAGTTCTGAACAGCAGTGAGGTCATTAAAGAAGCATTGGTGAAGAAATGGTCAGACTTTGCTGGGAGGCCTATTTCATTTACAG GAAATATCGTGTCTGGCGGAGGGCGATCGATTTCTCTGGGGGACTACAATGATGAGTGGCGGGCCCATCGTCGCCTAGTCCATGGCGCTTTGCTGCGATGCTGCCATCAATCTTTGCACGAGGTGATTGAAAAGCAGGCGACACATCTCTGCCAG GTGCTGAAGGCATATCAAGGCAGTGCTGTTGATCTGTCGGAGGATTTCACAGTGGCAGCTAGTAATGTGATTACCACATTAACTTTTGGAAAGGAA TATGACAAGAGTTCTTCAGAGCTGCAGGAGTTACACAACTGTCTGAATGAAATTGTTGCTCTATGGGGGTCTTCTTGGATTTCTGCACTGGACTCTTTCCCCTTTCTGAGA AAATTCCCCAACCCTGTCTTTTCCCGTCTCATGCGAGAGGTGAGGAAGAGAGACAACATCATACGCAAACACCTCAATCAATACAAG TCACAAGAAAATCCACCAAAAGGCACCATCGCAGGCAGCTTTCTCGAAGGACACAACACAGAAAACGAAGTG CCACTGACAGGTATCCATGCTCACATGGCCACTGTGGACCTTCTCATCGGAGGAACAGAGACCACCGCAGCTTGGCTTAACTGGACTATCGCATTCCTCTTGCACCGACCGGAG GTACAGACTCAGGTCTACCAGGAGCTGTGCACAGTATCAGAAGGTCACTATCCCAAATACAGTGAGAGGCACAAACTTCCCATCCTCAGCGCCCTCGTCAACGAAGTGCTCCGACTGAGGCCCGTTGCTCCTCTGGCTGTACCGCACAGAACAATCCGAGACAGCAG TATTGCAGGTTATTTCATCCCCAAGAACACAGTGATCATCCCTAACATCTTTGGAGCTCACCACAATCCTTCAGTCTGGACAGAACCTCACAGCTTCAAACCAG AACGTTTCCTGGAGGGAGGAGGAGCCTCCCCTAGAGCCCTGATCCCTTTTGGAGGGGGGGCCCGCCTTTGTCTCGGGGAGTCAGTGGCCAAAATGGAGCTTTTTCTCTTCATGGCATATTTGCTGAGAGATTTTCACTTCTTACCCGCCGATGCATGTCTGCCCGACCTGAGGGGCATCGCTAGTGTTGTACTTAAGGTCAAGGCCTACAAAGTGATTGCATGCCTACGACCTGATCCCAACAAATAA
- the LOC144198848 gene encoding allograft inflammatory factor 1-like, protein MDNSHQGGKVFNQLKSHQEEKLNAINEAFLSDEQYAEVEDLALKLDMFKQKYMEFDLNDKGDIDMMGLKRMLEKLGLAKTHLELKKMMSEVVGGTSKETISYADFLDMMLGKRHAILKLILMFEGKNKEEKRPEGPAPPKTFSQLP, encoded by the exons ATGGACAACAGCCATCAAG GTGGTAAAGTTTTCAACCAGCTCAAGTCTCatcaagaagaaaaactgaacGCCATCAATGAG GCTTTTCTGTCCGACGAGCAGTATGCAGAAGTGGAAGATCTCGCCTTGAAGCTCGACATGTTTAAAC AGAAATACATGGAGTTTGATCTTAACGACAAGGGCGACATAg acaTGATGGGTTTAAAGCGGATGCTGGAAAAACTGGGATTGGCTAAGACTCACTTGGAGTTGAAAAAGATGATGTCAGAAGTGGTTGGAGGAACGTCCAAAGAAACCATCAGTTACGCTGATTTCCTAGATATGATGCTGGGGAAAAGACATGCCATTTTGAAATT GATTTTGATGTTTGAAGGCAAGAATAAAGAGGAGAAGAGACCAGAGGGGCCAGCTCCCCCCAAGACCTTCTCACAATTACCCTGA